One Vigna unguiculata cultivar IT97K-499-35 chromosome 7, ASM411807v1, whole genome shotgun sequence genomic region harbors:
- the LOC114189999 gene encoding transcription factor MYB13-like, whose product MVRAPCCEKMGLKKGPWTQDEDQLLTSYIQKHGHGNWRALPKLAGLLRCGKSCRLRWINYLKPDIKRGNFSSEEEEIIIKMHELLGNRWSAIAAKLPGRTDNEIKNVWHTHLKKKLLNSDTKRVVSNQKIKRSDSNSSTLTSSSSASACTSSSDFSSFKNMNNNNMIKSEDTESEETTMPPIDESFWSEATVEDESSTMIMPSNSWTISNELQFNSVETFQQHSFGSNFDDGMDFWYDIFIRSEDSIELPQF is encoded by the exons ATGGTTAGAGCTCCTTGTTGTGAAAAGATGGGATTGAAGAAGGGTCCTTGGACTCAAGACGAAGATCAACTCCTCACTTCTTACATCCAAAAACATGGCCATGGAAACTGGCGTGCCCTTCCAAAGCTTGCAG GGCTATTGAGGTGTGGAAAGAGTTGCAGACTGAGATGGATTAACTACTTAAAACCTGACATCAAAAGAGGAAACTTCTCgagtgaagaagaagagatTATCATCAAGATGCATGAGTTGCTGGGAAATAG GTGGTCAGCAATAGCAGCAAAACTACCAGGAAGAACTGACAATGAAATTAAGAATGTGTGGCACACTCATTTGAAGAAGAAGTTGCTGAATTCAGATACCAAAAGGGTTGTTTCCAATCAAAAAATCAAACGATCTGATTCCAATTCCAGCACCctaacatcatcatcatcagcaTCAGCATGCACTTCTTCAAGTGATTTTTCATCATTCAAAAAcatgaacaacaacaacatgatCAAGAGTGAAGACACAGAGTCCGAGGAGACAACAATGCCTCCTATTGATGAAAGCTTTTGGTCAGAGGCAACAGTTGAAGATGAAAGCTCCACCATGATTATGCCATCAAATTCTTGGACAATTTCAAATGAACTACAATTTAATTCTGTGGAAACTTTCCAACAACACAGTTTTGGTTCAAACTTTGATGATGGCATGGATTTTTGGTATGACATATTCATCAGATCAGAAGACTCAATAGAGTTGCCACAGTTCTGA
- the LOC114190537 gene encoding uncharacterized protein LOC114190537 produces the protein MASMCSFNASFSSSYSSCQNHYLSHPLKSPLPFIRSFTLPRNTKKKSSASVWPLFCALNNQPLQYRNVGDSDLNISEITLGTMTFGEQNTEKEAHDILNYAFDRGINALDTAEAYPIPMKKETQGRTDLYIGSWLKSQPRDKIIVATKVCGYSERSSYVRENANVLRVDAENIRESVEKSLKRLGTDYIDLLQIHWPDRYVALFGEFTYDPSKWRPSVPFVEQLQAFQELINEGKVRYIGVSNETSYGVMEFVHAAKVEGLPKIVSIQNSYSLLVRCRFEVDLVEVCHPKNCNIGLLSYSPLGGGSLTGKYIDINSEASKRGRLNLFPGYMERYNKSVAREATIKYLELAKKHGLTPVQLALGFARDRPFMTSSIIGATSVEQLKEDIDAFTTTERPLPEAVMADIEDIFKRYKDPAIF, from the exons ATGGCTTCTATGTGTTCCTTCAatgcttctttttcttcttcttattcttcatGTCAAAACCATTATCTTTCTCACCCTCTCAAATCACCATTGCCCTTTATTCGCTCTTTCACCCTTCCAAGAAACACTAAGAAGAAGAGCAGTGCAAGTGTTTGGCCTCTGTTCTGTGCCCTCAACAACCAGCCGTTGCAGTACAGGAACGTAGGAGACTCCGACCTCAACATCAGCGAAATCACTCTTGGCACT ATGACCTTTGGGGAGCAGAACACGGAGAAAGAGGCTCACGACATTCTTAATTACGCGTTTGACCGTGGCATTAACGCTCTCGATACTGCTGAGGCT TACCCAATTCCAATGAAGAAAGAGACACAAGGAAGAACTGATCTCTATATTGGTAGTTGGCTCAAGTCTCAACCTCGTGATAAG ATTATTGTGGCTACAAAAGTATGTGGTTATTCTGAAAGGTCGAGTTACGTGCGTGAGAATGCAAATGTTTTGCGAGTTGATGCTGAAAATATCAGAGAAAGTGTGGAAAAAAGCCTTAAGCGCCTCGGCACTGACTATATTGATTTGCTGCAAATTCACTG GCCAGATCGATATGTTGCACTATTTGGTGAATTTACTTATGATCCTTCAAAATGGAGACCCAGTGTGCCATTTGTTGAGCAGTTGCAAGCCTTCCAAGAACTTATCAATGAAGGAAAG GTACGCTACATAGGTGTTTCAAATGAGACTTCTTATGGAGTGATGGAGTTTGTCCATGCAGCTAAAGTTGAAGGCCTTCCAAAGATTGTCAGTATCCAAAACAGCTATAGCTTGCTTGTGAGATGTCGTTTTGAAG TTGATCTTGTGGAAGTTTGTCACCCAAAGAATTGCAATATTGGCTTACTATCCTATTCCCCACTTGGAGGTGGATCACTCACAggaaaatatatagatataaactCTGAAGCTTCAAAAAGAGGAAGGTTGAACCTCTTTCCCGGTTACATGGAAAGATATAACAAATCAGTGGCAAGG GAAGCTACTATAAAGTATCTTGAGTTGGCGAAAAAGCATGGTCTAACTCCTGTTCAGCTTGCACTTGGATTTGCAAGAGATCGTCCATTCATGACTAGTTCAATTATTGGTGCAACCTCTGTGGAGCAGCTAAAAGAGGACATTGATGCTTTTACAACAACTGAGAGACCCTTACCAGAAGCAGTCATGGCAGATATTGAAGACATCTTCAAGAGATACAAAGATCCTGCAATTTTTTGA
- the LOC114190651 gene encoding protein LIGHT-DEPENDENT SHORT HYPOCOTYLS 4-like, which produces MSSFQDFESSPSKDMINTGLNNTITNLTPSLNFSSASSSSTTTSATTTTTTSSSPPSTPSRYENQKRRDWNTFGQYLRNHRPPLSLSRCSGAHVLEFLRYLDQFGKTKVHTHLCPFFGHPNPPAPCPCPLRQAWGSLDALIGRLRAAFEENGGKPEANPFGARAVRLYLREVRDSQAKARGISYEKKKRKRPPQPPSSNATSQ; this is translated from the coding sequence ATGAGCTCATTCCAGGATTTTGAATCCTCTCCAAGCAAAGACATGATTAACACAGGCCTCAACAACACTATCACAAACCTAACCCCATCCTTAAACTTCTCCTCAGCATCATCGTCTTCCACAACAACATCAGCAACAACAACGACAACAACCTCTTCATCACCACCTTCCACCCCAAGCCGCTACGAGAACCAAAAGCGTAGAGACTGGAACACTTTCGGGCAGTACCTCAGAAACCACAGGCCCCCACTTTCCCTCTCTCGCTGCAGTGGTGCCCATGTTCTTGAGTTCCTCAGATACCTCGACCAGTTCGGGAAAACCAAGGTTCACACACACCTTTGTCCCTTCTTTGGCCATCCAAACCCTCCTGCACCGTGTCCCTGTCCTCTGCGCCAAGCATGGGGGAGCCTTGATGCCCTCATAGGGCGTCTCAGAGCTGCGTTTGAAGAGAACGGTGGAAAACCTGAGGCCAACCCTTTTGGTGCTCGTGCTGTGAGACTCTACCTTCGTGAAGTTCGTGACTCTCAGGCCAAAGCTAGAGGCATCAGCTACGAGAAAAAAAAGCGCAAGCGTCCACCTCAACCACCTTCATCAAATGCTACCTCTCAgtag
- the LOC114192194 gene encoding uncharacterized protein LOC114192194, producing MSRMRLGKKLQPAKKAWNSFSNTVQYKLHKLNIPKSFKTTLQRLLSAFHSLGHLIHSKLHHSLTTTRPRATTYYHVQHKHCAAIHIDDLFDKANSVSMHANDNRSVHAQGQTSKGKEKEEHSILKGNLVGECYTQSQTLLKRNLIYECSNQNHHSETTVKRSLTDKHSPNQNGESSGLNTIEDAWKVVVAKSPQLHVDQKAEEFISKFREDMRLQKERSMLEFQEMLARSA from the coding sequence ATGTCTCGCATGAGGCTAGGTAAGAAGCTTCAACCTGCAAAGAAGGCATGGAATAGCTTTTCCAACACAGTCCAATACAAACTCCACAAACTCAACATCCCCAAGTCCTTCAAAACCACCCTTCAACGCCTCCTCTCAGCTTTTCACTCCCTTGGCCATCTCATACACTCTAAACTTCATCACTCACTCACCACCACAAGGCCTCGTGCCACTACTTATTACCATGTTCAACACAAGCACTGTGCAGCCATACACATAGATGACCTCTTTGACAAGGCCAATTCTGTGTCCATGCATGCCAACGACAACAGAAGTGTTCATGCACAAGGGCAAACAAGCAAAGGCAAGGAGAAAGAGGAGCATTCAATCTTAAAGGGTAATTTGGTTGGTGAGTGTTACACCCAAAGCCAAACCCTTTTGAAGAGAAATTTGATATATGAGTGTAGCAACCAGAATCACCACAGTGAAACTACTGTTAAGAGAAGTTTAACTGATAAGCATAGCCCGAATCAAAACGGTGAGAGTAGTGGATTGAACACTATAGAGGATGCATGGAAAGTTGTGGTTGCTAAGTCTCCACAACTACATGTGGATCAAAAGGCAGAAGAATTCATCAGCAAGTTTCGTGAAGATATGAGGCTTCAGAAAGAGAGGTCAATGCTTGAATTTCAGGAGATGCTAGCACGAAGTGCCTAA
- the LOC114192193 gene encoding PH, RCC1 and FYVE domains-containing protein 1-like, giving the protein MADLSIFGSSERVEQAFITLKKGTQLVKYSRKGKPKFCSFRLSSDETKLIWISHGKEKNLKLASVSHIIPGQRTAVFRRYLRPEKDYLSFSLIYKKGERSLDLICKDQAEVEIWFSCLKALISTGDRIKRGISDLTNDSVDLVAGTLEFASSIGRSRFSFESVSHDSTSSWSRSDTNMLQRTSVGDGSRISISSISHSSSVGSGLDDIESLGDVFIWGEVWGDGNSSDGLGTQASSKIDVLTPKALESNVVLDVNQIGPGVRHIALVTRQGEVFTWGEDSGGRLGHGFEKDFGRPHLVDSLAITNVSFVACGEYHSCAVSVSGDLFTWGDATNSSGLLGHGSDVNYCIPKRVSGTLEGHQVVSVACGAWHSALATTLGKLFTFGDGRFGVLGHGDRECVSYPKQVQLLSGHKAIKVACGIWHSAAIIEIMDPSGSNPSSKKIFTWGDGDQYRLGHVNKDSYLQPTCVAALADYSFNQIACGYTMTVALTVSGHVFTMGGTSYGQLGNPNSDGKVPILVRDKLVGEFVEEIACGANHVAVLTSRSELYTWGRGANGRLGHGDTDDQKTPTLVEALKDRHVRSISCGSTFTCCICLHKWLSGVDQSVCSDCRQPFGFTRKRHNCYNCGLVFCHPCSSKKASKAALAPTPSKPHRVCDGCYAKLKGGGGGGGDTASNLSKEISRPSSSSYGRERFERGEVKSSRILLPPITEPIKYLEIRTIKHGNIDETSSMIRAAQVPISLQLKDVAFPISLSSAQNFFKPLIQSGHPQPPPPPIRPMSPYAKKRPPSPPRSTSPGFSRSLIDNLKKKNDHMSQEFSKLQNKNKSLRQKNDTQDMKIQELHKVLEEESSKLREAKDFIKSMTDKLSEVIETLQSETGNETLRTMHAQAEEFLDEEKRLEASSSRLSLKSKPQSAPDLPSSDSNSSGVVPSQDGENTFEETSNSSTSSTLVSPPNSRNISRLRDSSIHLTEGERSIIEQFESGVYVTLVVLPNGYKVFKRIRFSKRRFNEQQAEEWWNQNKDKVYSKYIPPPPTKNAITGPSVTSTNAEENSEA; this is encoded by the exons ATGGCAGATCTTTCTATCTTTGGAAGTTCTGAGCGTGTCGAGCAA GCGTTCATTACATTAAAAAAGGGTACTCAGTTAGTAAAGTATAGTCGAAAAGGGAAGCCGAAATTTTGTTCGTTCAGACTCTCATCG GATGAAACAAAGCTGATTTGGATTTCTCatggaaaggaaaagaatcTAAAATTAGCTTCTGTTTCACACATCATCCCAGGACAGAGAACT GCCGTCTTTAGAAGATACTTGCGTCCTGAAAAGGATTATCTGTCATTTTCACTGATTTACAAGAAGGGGGAAAGATCACTTGATCTG ATCTGCAAGGACCAAGCAGAGGTAGAGATATGGTTTTCAtgccttaaagcattaatttcCACTGGAGACCGTATTAAGCGTGGAATAAGTGATTTAACCAAt GATAGTGTTGACTTAGTTGCTGGAACACTAGAGTTCGCATCAAGCATTGGCCGTAGCAGGTTTTCTTTCGAATCGGTATCTCATGACTCTACTTCGTCTTGGTCCAGATCGGATACAAATATGCTACAGAGGACAAGTGTCGGAGATGGTTCTCGTATTAGCATATCAAGTATTAGCCACTCAAGTAGTGTAGGATCAGGACTAGATGACATAGAATCCCTTGGTGATGTTTTCATATGGGGAGAGGTTTGGGGAGATGGAAATTCATCTGATGGATTGGGGACTCAAGCTTCTAGTAAGATTGATGTGTTGACTCCTAAGGCATTAGAATCTAATGTTGTTCTTGATGTCAATCAGATTGGGCCCGGTGTACGTCACATTGCTTTAGTTACAAGGCAAGGTGAGGTTTTTACATGGGGAGAGGACTCTGGTGGAAGACTTGGCCATGGCTTTGAAAAAGATTTTGGTCGACCTCATCTTGTAGATTCCCTAGCAATTACCAACGTGTCTTTTGTTGCATGTGGTGAATACCATTCATGTGCCGTGTCTGTATCTGGTGACTTGTTCACCTGGGGTGATGCTACAAATAGTTCAGGACTTCTTGGTCATGGCAGTGATGTTAACTACTGTATACCAAAGAGGGTGAGTGGCACTTTAGAGGGACATCAGGTTGTATCCGTAGCATGTGGCGCATGGCATTCAGCATTAGCAACCACCCTTGGGAAATTGTTTACCTTTGGTGATGGAAGATTTGGTGTATTAGGCCATGGAGATCGAGAGTGTGTATCATATCCAAAGCAGGTACAATTATTGAGTGGACACAAGGCTATTAAAGTTGCATGTGGAATTTGGCATTCAGCAGCTATTATAGAGATTATGGACCCTTCTGGTTCAAACCCTTCATCCAAGAAGATCTTCACATGGGGTGATGGTGACCAGTATCGTTTGGGTCATGTTAACAAGGATAGTTACCTTCAACCAACTTGTGTAGCTGCCCTTGCTGATTATAGCTTTAACCAGATTGCATGTGGGTACACTATGACAGTTGCACTCACTGTATCTGGTCATGTTTTTACAATGGGAGGCACATCATATGGTCAACTAGGAAATCCAAATTCTGATGGAAAAGTCCCAATTCTAGTGCGAGATAAGTTGGTAGGTGAGTTCGTGGAGGAAATAGCATGCGGAGCAAATCATGTTGCTGTATTGACTTCAAGAAGTGAACTATATACTTGGGGTAGAGGTGCCAATGGAAGACTAGGACATGGAGACACAGATGACCAGAAAACTCCAACCTTGGTAGAAGCCTTGAAAGATAGGCATGTTAGGAGTATCTCATGTGGTTCTACCTTTACATGCTGTATATGCTTACATAAATGGCTTTCTGGAGTTGATCAATCTGTTTGCTCTGATTGTCGACAACCATTTGGTTTTACCCGAAAAAGGCATAATTGCTATAATTGTGGATTGGTGTTTTGCCATCCTTGTAGTTCAAAAAAGGCTTCTAAAGCAGCATTGGCTCCGACACCTAGCAAACCACATCGTGTGTGTGATGGTTGTTATGCTAAGCTaaaaggtggtggtggtggtggtggtgatacTGCTTCAAACTTAAGTAAAGAAATTAGTCGTCCTTCTAGTTCCTCATATGGAAGGGAAAGATTTGAACGGGGAGAGGTGAAGTCTTCCAGAATTCTCTTGCCTCCCATTACAGAACCCATAAAATACCTTGAGATCAGGACTATTAAGCATGGAAATATAGATGAGACTTCTTCCATGATTCGAGCAGCTCAAGTTCCTATATCTTTGCAACTGAAAGATGTGGCATTTCCAATTTCGCTGAGTTCTGCACAGAATTTTTTCAAGCCTCTTATTCAGTCAGGTCATCCTCAACCTCCACCTCCACCAATTAGACCTATGTCACCATATGCTAAAAAAAGACCACCAAGCCCACCTCGTTCTACCTCCCCTGGATTTTCAAGAAGCCTTATTGAtaatttaaagaagaaaaatgatcatatgagtcaagaaTTCTCAAAATTGCAAAACAAA AATAAAAGTTTGAGGCAGAAGAATGACACACAAGACATGAAGATTCAAGAGCTTCACAAAGTTCTTGAAGAGGAATCTTCTAAGCTTAGGGAAGCAAAGGATTTTATTAAGTCCATGACAGATAAG TTGAGTGAAGTGATTGAGACTTTGCAATCTGAGACTGGCAATGAGACTTTGAGAACCATGCATGCTCAAGCTGAAGAGTTTCTTGATGAAGAAAAACGTTTGGAAGCTTCTTCCTCTCGACTGAGCCTCAAGTCTAAGCCACAAAGTGCACCTGATTTACCTTCCTCGGATAGTAACTCTTCTGGGGTTGTTCCATCCCAAGACGGAGAAAATACTTTTGAAGAAACCAGCAACTCATCTACATCTAGTACACTAGTGAGTCCACCAAACTCAAGAAATATTTCAAGATTAAGGGACTCCAGCATACATTTGACAGAAGGAGAAAGATCAATCATTGAACAATTTGAGTCAGGTGTTTATGTCACCCTCGTTGTACTACCTAATGGTTACAAAGTTTTCAAACGAATTAGATTCAG TAAACGAAGATTCAATGAGCAGCAAGCAGAAGAATGGTGGAACCAAAACAAAGATAAGGTGTATAGTAAATACATTCCACCACCACCCACAAAAAATGCCATTACTGGACCATCTGTTACCTCTACAAATGCTGAAGAGAATAGTGAGGCATGA
- the LOC114189998 gene encoding malate dehydrogenase, cytoplasmic translates to MAKDPVRVLVTGAAGQIGYALVPMIARGVMLGPDQPVILHMLDIPPAAESLNGVKMELVDAAFPLLKGVVATTDVVEACTGVNIAVMVGGFPRKEGMERKDVMSKNVSIYKSQASALEKHAAANCKVLVVANPANTNALILKEFAPSIPEKNISCLTRLDHNRALGQISERLGVQVSEVKNVIIWGNHSSTQYPDVNHATVTTPAGDKSVRELVADDAWLNGEFITTVQQRGAAIIKARKLSSALSAASAACDHIRDWVLGTPQGTWVSMGVYSDGSYNVPAGLIYSFPVTCANGEWTIVQGLPIDEFSRKKLDLTGEELSEEKALAYSCLS, encoded by the exons ATGGCCAAAGACCCAGTTCGTGTTCTTGTCACCGGCGCCGCAG GGCAAATTGGATATGCTCTTGTCCCTATGATTGCTAGAGGAGTGATGTTGGGTCCTGACCAGCCTGTGATCCTCCACATGCTTGATATTCCTCCAGCAGCAGAATCATTGAACGGGGTTAAAATGGAACTGGTTGATGCTGCGTTCCCTCTTCTTAAAG GTGTTGTTGCAACAACTGATGTGGTTGAGGCATGCACTGGTGTCAATATTGCTGTGATGGTTGGTGGATTCCCAAGAAAAGAAGGTATGGAGAGGAAAGATGTGATGTCTAAGAATGTCTCAATTTACAAGTCTCAGGCTTCTGCCCTTGAAAAACATGCTGCTGCCAACTGCAAG GTTCTGGTTGTTGCTAACCCAGCAAACACCAATGCATTGATCTTGAAGGAATTTGCCCCATCAATTCCAGAGAAAAACATTTCTTGTTTGACTAGATTGGATCACAACAGGGCCCTGGGGCAAATTTCTGAAAGGCTTGGTGTTCAGGTTTCTGAAGTGAAGAATGTCATAATCTGGGGTAATCACTCATCCACTCAGTATCCCGATGTTAACCATGCAACTGTTACAACCCCAGCTGGGGACAAATCAGTCCGTGAACTTGTAGCTGATGATGCCTG GTTGAATGGGGAGTTCATTACAACTGTTCAACAACGTGGTGCTGCAATCATCAAAGCTAGAAAGCTTTCAAGTGCACTATCAGCTGCTAGCGCTGCCTGTGACCATATTAGAGATTGGGTTCTTGGAACTCCTCAG GGCACCTGGGTGTCAATGGGAGTATATTCCGATGGTTCGTACAATGTTCCAGCTGGACTGATCTATTCATTCCCTGTCACTTGTGCCAATGGCGAATGGACAATTGTCCAAG GACTTCCAATTGACGAGTTTTCAAGGAAGAAGTTGGACTTGACAGGAGAAGAGCTTTCTGAGGAGAAGGCATTGGCTTACTCATGCCTCTCTTAG